A window from Telopea speciosissima isolate NSW1024214 ecotype Mountain lineage chromosome 8, Tspe_v1, whole genome shotgun sequence encodes these proteins:
- the LOC122670698 gene encoding aspartyl protease family protein At5g10770-like codes for MTGISVGGQKLSIAESIFTTSGTVIDSGTVITRLAPTAYLALSTAFRLAMLNYTPAPPYSLLDTCNDLPRYTTVIVPSIVLHFSGGTNLNVDQSRIIIQATSTQYCLAFAGNTLPTDSGILGNMQQHKYEVVYNVAGGRLGFGASACS; via the coding sequence ATGACGGGTATAAGTGTTGGAGGACAGAAGCTATCAATTGCAGAATCTATTTTTACAACTTCAGGAACCGTTATAGATTCTGGAACTGTCATCACTCGGTTGGCACCAACAGCCTATTTAGCTCTTAGTACAGCATTTCGTCTAGCAATGTTAAACTATACCCCTGCGCCACCATATTCACTATTGGACACATGCAATGATTTGCCTAGATACACTACAGTAATAGTACCAAGCATAGTGTTGCATTTTAGTGGAGGTACTAACTTGAATGTTGATCAGTCTAGAATTATAATTCAAGCAACCTCGACTCAATATTGCTTGGCTTTTGCTGGAAACACCCTTCCTACTGATTCGGGGATCCTTGGAAATATGCAACAGCACAAATATGAGGTGGTTTATAATGTGGCAGGAGGAAGGCTGGGATTTGGCGCTAGTGCTTGTAGTTAA
- the LOC122672350 gene encoding uncharacterized protein LOC122672350, with amino-acid sequence MGPRLTFGKTAGLGTPPLPRPLDCQRTGFMTKRRKSQNPSRTPLGLYLRCVLCQRESEYLSYLFLDCDFTQSLWKKFMDIFGTHWSNVSSYEELIAWWILKSKVVPMPNAWSVGVVLIPFLNWGERNNRKFDARDRSLAASFLALLNLFKDVSISFKRQVSNSQDLICARTVHIPLIPKPAQVIREVWWCRPPLGWVKLNSDGCSLGNPGRVGAGGILHDDHAVPIGAFGIYLGVSNFLAEFWAILHGILLGKEKNVCRLWIESESAAVLKAIQTHLIPWKVQQLWLSLQPFLNSIQWKISHCFREANPVADFLAKLSAKGACSFVWNSDFLAPLNGWLLDDALGHQRFRFG; translated from the exons ATGGGTCCTCGATTAACTTTTGGAAAGACTGCTGGTTTGGGAACACCTCCATTGCCAAGGCCTCTGGATTGCCAGAGGACTGGTTTCATGACAAAAAGACGAAAGTCTCAAAATCCATCAAGGACGCCTCTTGGTCTCTACCTCAG GTGCGTGCTTTGTCAACGTGAATCTGAATACCTCTCCTACTTGTTCTTGGACTGCGATTTCACACAATCCCTGTGGAAGAAATTCATGGATATCTTTGGGACTCATTGGTCAAACGTGTCATCCTATGAGGAGTTAATAGCTTGGTGGATTTTGAAATCTAAAGTGGTGCCTATGCCAAATGCTTGGTCGGTGGGGGTAGTGCTTATTCCGTTCTTAAATTGGGGGGAGCGAAATAACAGGAAGTTTGATGCAAGGGACAGGTCGTTGGCTGCTTCTTTCCTTGCTCTACTAAATCTATTCAAGGATGTTTCAATCTCCTTCAAACGTCAGGTGTCTAATTCACAAGATCTGATTTGTGCTCGCACAGTTCACATTCCCTTAATTCCAAAGCCGGCTCAAGTAATTCGGGAAGTGTGGTGGTGTAGACCACCCCTTGGCTGGGTTAAGTTGAATTCTGACGGGTGTTCCCTTGGAAACCCAGGTAGGGTTGGTGCTGGAGGTATCTTGCACGATGACCATGCAGTCCCTATCGGAGCTTTTGGCATTTATTTAGGGGTCTCAAATTTTTTGGCAGAATTTTGGGCCATCCTTCATGGTATCCTCCTTGGTAAGGAGAAGAATGTGTGTCGGTTGTGGATTGAGAGTGAGTCTGCAGCAGTCCTGAAGGCTATCCAAACCCATCTTATTCCCTGGAAGGTGCAGCAGCTCTGGCTTTCCCTCCAGCCGTTCCTGAACTCTATTCAATGGAAGATTAGTCATTGCTTCAGGGAAGCAAACCCAGTGGCGGATTTCTTGGCCAAACTCTCGGCTAAGGGTGCTTGTTCTTTTGTTTGGAATTCGGATTTCCTGGCCCCCTTGAATGGTTGGCTGTTAGATGATGCACTAGGGCATCAGAGATTCAGATTTGGTTAG